A single Corynebacterium resistens DSM 45100 DNA region contains:
- a CDS encoding ATP-binding cassette domain-containing protein, translating to MIEETPAVVAHNLSLTGDEGPVFGPLDCTIPSGGLTNLTGAGGSGRTALALVLAGRMKPSDGELTVLGETRRSHIQRRVAVAGIDQIDFLERSVKVRDVLNENKSWARPWFKFFRPATEEDLRYYCEDLYGPRDLPPLDSYVSQLPSLDKLLLRVALALKPAHGHEIDMLIMDDLEQVHSFTDREFLLHTLDRLAERMTVVVNSVNPIDDCVQPRAVIELNTNQGHFVPDNTGKSDDWDQYEATPADEHRPPQDDAMARKVASEGRE from the coding sequence ATGATCGAAGAGACCCCCGCAGTAGTTGCCCACAACCTCTCCCTCACTGGGGATGAGGGGCCGGTTTTTGGGCCACTGGACTGCACAATCCCCTCAGGGGGGTTAACCAACCTCACTGGCGCCGGAGGTTCTGGACGCACTGCTCTCGCCCTAGTCCTCGCCGGCCGAATGAAGCCGTCAGATGGCGAACTAACGGTTTTGGGCGAAACTCGGCGCTCCCACATTCAAAGACGGGTCGCCGTAGCAGGCATCGACCAAATCGATTTCCTCGAGCGCTCCGTGAAGGTGCGCGATGTCCTCAATGAGAACAAATCGTGGGCGCGACCATGGTTTAAGTTCTTCCGTCCGGCAACCGAAGAAGACCTGCGTTACTACTGCGAAGATCTCTACGGCCCCCGCGACCTCCCACCACTGGACAGCTACGTTTCTCAGCTACCTTCGCTGGATAAACTGCTGCTCCGAGTCGCCTTGGCGCTCAAGCCCGCTCACGGCCACGAGATCGACATGCTCATCATGGACGACCTCGAGCAGGTGCACAGTTTCACCGATCGCGAGTTCCTGCTACATACTTTGGACCGTCTTGCGGAGCGTATGACCGTCGTCGTCAACTCCGTTAATCCCATTGACGATTGTGTGCAGCCTCGCGCCGTCATCGAACTCAACACCAACCAGGGCCACTTCGTCCCGGACAACACAGGAAAAAGCGACGACTGGGATCAGTACGAAGCCACCCCAGCCGATGAACACCGCCCACCACAGGATGACGCGATGGCACGCAAAGTGGCGTCGGAAGGAAGGGAATAA
- the bioB gene encoding biotin synthase BioB, protein MTTTPEILSIAREKVLDKGIGLNFDETLEVLKLDDEHIDDLLALAHEVRLAWCGEEIEVEGIISLKTGGCPEDCHFCAQSGLFESPVRNVQLDIAQLIEAAKQTQKTGATEFCIVAAVKGPTEDLMQQLEKAVDAIQREVDINVAASVGILTQEQVDRLAAAGVHRYNHNLETSRSYFPEVVTTHTWEERISTLTMVRDAGMEVCCGGIVGMGETLEQRAEFAMDLQELDPTEVPLNFFDPRPGTPFANIEPMPVNDAFRTIGAFRLALPKTILRFAGGRELTLDDFGTEKGMLGGINAVIVGNYLTTLGRPAERDLDMLGKLQLPIKALNATL, encoded by the coding sequence ATGACCACCACCCCAGAAATCCTTTCCATCGCTAGGGAAAAGGTTTTGGACAAGGGAATCGGACTCAACTTCGACGAGACCCTGGAAGTTCTAAAGCTGGACGACGAGCACATCGATGACCTGCTAGCCCTAGCCCACGAGGTCCGCCTCGCATGGTGTGGTGAAGAGATCGAGGTCGAAGGCATCATCAGCTTGAAGACTGGTGGCTGCCCAGAAGATTGCCATTTCTGCGCCCAGTCGGGCCTTTTCGAGTCCCCCGTTCGTAACGTCCAGCTGGATATCGCACAGCTCATCGAGGCAGCCAAGCAGACGCAAAAGACGGGCGCGACTGAATTCTGCATCGTCGCCGCCGTCAAGGGGCCAACGGAAGACCTCATGCAGCAGCTGGAGAAGGCGGTCGATGCTATTCAACGCGAAGTTGATATCAACGTAGCCGCCTCGGTCGGCATTCTCACTCAAGAGCAAGTCGACCGCCTCGCGGCAGCTGGTGTGCACCGCTACAACCACAACCTTGAAACCTCCCGCAGCTACTTCCCTGAAGTCGTCACGACACACACCTGGGAGGAACGCATCAGTACCCTCACCATGGTGCGCGATGCTGGCATGGAGGTGTGTTGCGGTGGCATCGTCGGAATGGGCGAAACCCTCGAACAGCGTGCCGAGTTTGCCATGGATCTGCAAGAACTCGATCCCACAGAGGTTCCACTAAACTTCTTCGATCCCCGCCCCGGCACCCCTTTCGCCAACATTGAGCCCATGCCCGTAAATGATGCTTTCCGGACCATCGGTGCTTTCCGCCTCGCGCTCCCCAAGACCATTTTGCGTTTCGCCGGTGGCCGCGAACTAACCCTAGACGATTTCGGCACGGAAAAAGGCATGCTCGGCGGTATTAACGCCGTCATCGTCGGCAACTACCTCACCACACTGGGTCGCCCCGCCGAACGTGACCTCGACATGCTGGGCAAACTTCAGCTTCCTATCAAGGCACTGAACGCTACCCTGTAA
- the bsaP gene encoding biotin synthase auxiliary protein BsaP codes for MDLSPNPLAEAVLLGEPLAFDMHSGQPLSSSDANFSARRGALLAPSRGAQAGLEPPRYCGLCGRRMKVQVSPMGWSAECSRHGELTADDMYSAAQRQKERQLLATPVPAPEPEPQKRSESTNQARQTANPQPPKSIFAIIGELAAEHNAINLGQGAPDEDGPLEMRRIAAENIAGEDTCNQYGPARGMSILREAIAADRRRRYGHELDPATDIAITVGATEALAAAILAFASQDSEVIVLEPAYDSYPAAVALAGAKMRAVPLRKVASNQKTHSLAPTPVEQQTWQLDRKAVAEAVNERTRMLILNTPHNPTGYVASREDLEFIAQLARTHDLIVLTDEVYERLVFPVPGEEGARSPAHIPLATLPGMRERTVSVASAGKLFNVTGWKVGWAMGPAHLIAQLEAVKQYLTFTGATPFQPAVAWALNNADDWSDQWSSELRQRRDELATNLRELGMDVIESEGTYFLVSDLAPLVESGQTGKYTTAEDWCRALPELAGVAAIPVSSFTHTDAGRRETETLVRWTFCKSPETLQQAMQRLRQWQRSAGETTP; via the coding sequence ATGGATCTTTCCCCCAATCCCCTCGCCGAGGCCGTACTTCTCGGCGAGCCATTGGCCTTCGACATGCACTCGGGCCAACCACTTTCTTCCTCCGACGCCAACTTCTCCGCACGTCGGGGCGCCCTTCTTGCACCCTCGCGGGGCGCGCAAGCGGGCTTGGAGCCACCCCGTTACTGCGGGTTATGTGGAAGGCGAATGAAAGTCCAGGTAAGCCCCATGGGTTGGTCGGCGGAATGCTCGCGCCACGGAGAACTCACGGCGGACGACATGTACAGCGCTGCGCAACGCCAGAAGGAAAGGCAATTGCTCGCAACACCTGTCCCCGCGCCTGAACCCGAGCCACAGAAACGCTCTGAATCCACAAACCAAGCTAGGCAAACCGCAAACCCCCAACCACCGAAGTCAATTTTCGCGATCATCGGCGAACTCGCTGCCGAGCACAACGCAATCAATCTCGGACAAGGGGCACCGGATGAAGATGGGCCACTCGAGATGCGCCGGATCGCTGCCGAAAATATCGCGGGGGAAGATACCTGCAACCAGTACGGCCCGGCGCGGGGCATGTCGATTTTGCGCGAAGCAATCGCTGCGGATCGGCGGCGGCGATACGGCCACGAGTTGGATCCTGCCACGGATATCGCCATTACTGTAGGCGCCACCGAAGCTCTGGCTGCAGCCATCTTGGCCTTCGCATCACAGGATTCGGAAGTGATCGTCCTCGAACCCGCCTATGACTCCTACCCCGCTGCCGTAGCGCTAGCCGGGGCCAAGATGCGGGCGGTGCCCCTGCGCAAAGTGGCGTCAAACCAAAAGACACACAGTTTAGCCCCAACCCCCGTAGAACAGCAGACGTGGCAACTGGATCGGAAAGCGGTAGCGGAAGCTGTTAATGAGCGCACGCGCATGCTGATTCTGAATACGCCGCACAACCCTACTGGCTATGTGGCCAGCAGGGAGGATCTAGAGTTCATTGCACAGCTGGCGCGGACTCATGACCTCATCGTGCTGACCGACGAGGTCTATGAACGGCTCGTGTTCCCCGTGCCCGGTGAGGAAGGGGCCCGGTCCCCCGCGCACATTCCTTTGGCTACCTTGCCTGGAATGCGTGAACGCACCGTGAGTGTGGCTAGTGCGGGCAAATTGTTTAACGTCACCGGCTGGAAAGTGGGGTGGGCAATGGGCCCAGCACACTTAATCGCCCAGTTGGAGGCGGTGAAACAATACTTAACGTTTACGGGCGCGACACCGTTCCAGCCCGCCGTAGCGTGGGCGCTAAACAATGCCGACGATTGGTCCGATCAGTGGAGTTCAGAGCTACGTCAGCGCCGCGACGAGCTGGCCACCAATCTGCGAGAACTCGGCATGGACGTCATAGAGTCTGAAGGAACGTATTTCCTCGTCAGTGACTTGGCACCCCTAGTGGAATCCGGCCAAACCGGGAAGTACACCACTGCCGAAGATTGGTGCAGGGCTCTACCGGAGTTGGCTGGAGTTGCTGCTATCCCCGTCAGTTCCTTTACGCACACTGATGCCGGCAGACGAGAAACTGAAACCCTCGTACGGTGGACGTTCTGTAAATCTCCAGAAACGTTGCAACAAGCGATGCAGCGGCTTCGCCAATGGCAGCGTAGTGCTGGCGAAACCACCCCATAA
- the thrC gene encoding threonine synthase, giving the protein MDFISTRDANKTPVGFTNILLSGLAPDGGLYLPAEYPQLTDELLEEWRQILAKGNTAERTAYAALAAEILKLFVDDIPAEDLEAIAARAYTTEEFSSEDIVPLTTLEDGIFLGHLSEGPTAAFKDMAMQLLGELFEYELARRGETLNILGATSGDTGSSAEYAMRGRDGIRVFMLTPAGRMTPFQQAQMFSLEDPNIFNIALDGVFDDCQDIVKEVSSDAEFKRDNRIGAVNSINWARLMAQIVYYVACWLRATERNDEKVSFSVPTGNFGDICAGHIARQMGLPIDRLIVATNENDVLDEFFRTGNYKVRTAEQTWATSSPSMDISRASNFERFIFDLLGRDAERTADLFGVKVKQGGFSLAEDAVFAEAADRYGFLSASSTHADRVACIADAEKRLSTLIDPHTADGVNAARAVREQVDTPIVVLETALPVKFSETIVEATGKEPEVPARFAKIMDGGRYVKDLPNDAGVVKQYILDSIAKTKEIEN; this is encoded by the coding sequence GTGGACTTCATATCAACGCGCGATGCCAATAAAACGCCAGTCGGCTTCACGAACATTTTATTGTCCGGGTTGGCCCCCGACGGCGGTTTGTATCTTCCTGCAGAATACCCGCAACTTACCGACGAGTTGCTTGAGGAATGGCGCCAGATTCTTGCCAAGGGGAATACGGCTGAGCGGACCGCTTATGCAGCACTTGCTGCAGAGATTCTCAAGCTGTTCGTTGATGACATCCCCGCCGAAGACCTCGAAGCAATCGCAGCCCGCGCGTACACCACGGAAGAGTTCTCTTCGGAGGACATCGTGCCGTTGACCACTTTGGAAGACGGCATCTTCCTTGGACACCTTTCGGAGGGGCCAACCGCAGCTTTCAAAGACATGGCGATGCAGCTGTTGGGAGAGCTCTTTGAATACGAGCTCGCCCGCCGTGGCGAAACCCTCAACATCCTCGGTGCGACCAGTGGTGATACCGGAAGTTCCGCAGAGTATGCAATGCGTGGCCGCGACGGTATTCGCGTATTCATGCTCACCCCAGCTGGTCGTATGACACCTTTCCAGCAAGCGCAGATGTTTAGCCTTGAGGACCCCAACATCTTTAACATTGCCCTCGATGGAGTCTTCGATGACTGCCAGGACATTGTTAAGGAAGTTAGCTCGGATGCCGAATTCAAACGCGATAACCGCATCGGCGCGGTGAATTCCATCAACTGGGCGCGGCTAATGGCGCAGATCGTTTACTACGTTGCGTGCTGGTTGCGTGCTACGGAACGCAACGATGAGAAGGTCAGCTTCTCGGTTCCCACGGGGAATTTTGGCGATATCTGCGCGGGCCACATCGCCCGTCAGATGGGGCTACCCATCGACCGCCTTATCGTCGCGACCAATGAAAACGATGTGCTCGATGAGTTCTTCCGCACTGGCAACTATAAGGTACGTACCGCGGAGCAAACCTGGGCCACGTCCAGCCCCTCTATGGACATCAGCCGGGCGTCGAACTTCGAACGGTTCATCTTTGACTTGCTCGGCCGAGACGCCGAACGCACGGCCGACCTGTTCGGCGTAAAGGTCAAGCAGGGTGGGTTTAGTCTGGCCGAAGATGCGGTGTTCGCGGAGGCTGCGGATCGTTACGGCTTCCTATCGGCTTCTTCGACGCACGCTGATCGGGTTGCTTGTATCGCCGACGCCGAAAAGCGCCTGAGTACGTTGATCGACCCGCACACCGCCGATGGCGTCAACGCGGCCCGTGCCGTGCGCGAGCAGGTAGACACACCGATTGTTGTGCTGGAAACCGCACTGCCCGTGAAGTTCTCCGAAACCATCGTGGAAGCCACCGGCAAGGAGCCAGAGGTGCCCGCGCGTTTCGCGAAGATTATGGACGGCGGGCGGTACGTCAAGGATCTGCCTAATGATGCTGGGGTAGTGAAGCAGTACATTCTGGATTCGATTGCCAAGACCAAGGAGATCGAGAACTAA
- a CDS encoding YhgE/Pip domain-containing protein: MLAGLKLNSEFLRLKRSRLTRLAVIFLCLMPLLYSALYLAAFWDPFNKVDQVPVALVNSDKGANVEGKELRAGDQVMQGLQDNDQIHWIVTDSEDAKKGVANGKYYFSLELPENFSEAVGSPTSDNPEKAHLISTYNDANGYLSTVIGQNVMREVLNVVGDKISSQAVDKILVGVMDAGSGLERAAIGAGQLANGTGELRNGSTKLDGGAGQLKDGLTKAKDGSTKLRGGGDQLEDGLSKLHDGSVQLADGTGQLATRVGAASQKIDAQKGNLDKLSKSADKLGGDVKVLDTHAQHLKSEASKASVHQAAQAKNLRKQARDLRALNIPAANGVAAQLEGVARSLETQGLGPQSAAKGKIDQLAQGSAKANYQLNNPNSELRGGLNKITGLPAQFTELKNGVNKINGGAIKLRDNLQTAHGGSVKLRDGIHQLDDGNTKLLDGSKKLKDGTSKAVDGTKKLDDGANQLHDKLTEGSKKVPQWDPARRMEAASTIGGPVEMDSFNDSGQQTFGGGLAPFFFSLALYIGGIIVFVMLRPLQARTVNSGIHSWRATLAGYLPSFLIGVSQALIMIAVTVWGVGLKPDSLLGLFAFSILVSAVYMAINQMFIAIFGPGPGKVLALAFLMLQMVSSGGLYPVETQDSFYQWIHPFNPMTYAVNGFRQITYGFYDERLPTAIIVLIVIGLGALLLTTISARSQRTWTMKRLHPPLPA, translated from the coding sequence ATGCTTGCGGGATTGAAACTTAATTCGGAATTCCTGCGCCTCAAGCGCAGCCGACTAACGCGCCTTGCTGTTATCTTCTTGTGCCTGATGCCGCTGCTGTACTCCGCGCTGTATCTCGCGGCGTTCTGGGATCCCTTCAACAAGGTTGATCAGGTGCCAGTAGCCCTGGTGAATAGCGATAAGGGCGCCAATGTCGAAGGCAAGGAGCTGCGCGCTGGCGATCAGGTTATGCAGGGCCTGCAAGACAATGACCAGATCCACTGGATAGTCACCGATTCCGAAGACGCGAAGAAAGGTGTAGCCAACGGCAAGTACTACTTTTCGCTAGAGCTTCCCGAAAACTTCAGTGAGGCAGTCGGTTCCCCTACCAGCGATAATCCAGAAAAAGCCCATCTCATCAGCACATATAACGATGCCAATGGTTACCTTTCCACTGTCATCGGACAGAACGTTATGCGCGAGGTGCTCAATGTTGTTGGCGATAAGATCAGTTCCCAAGCGGTGGACAAGATTCTCGTGGGAGTCATGGATGCCGGCAGCGGCTTGGAACGCGCCGCTATTGGCGCAGGCCAGTTAGCTAACGGTACCGGCGAGCTGCGTAACGGCTCCACGAAGCTGGATGGAGGTGCCGGACAGTTAAAGGACGGCTTGACCAAGGCTAAGGACGGTTCCACCAAACTTCGCGGTGGCGGTGATCAACTTGAAGACGGCCTAAGCAAGTTGCACGATGGCTCGGTGCAATTGGCCGATGGCACTGGTCAGCTAGCTACTCGGGTGGGGGCCGCCAGCCAGAAGATTGACGCCCAAAAGGGCAACCTCGACAAACTGTCTAAGTCCGCCGATAAACTCGGTGGCGATGTGAAAGTTCTTGATACCCACGCGCAGCACTTAAAGTCGGAGGCATCCAAGGCTTCAGTACATCAGGCTGCGCAAGCCAAGAATCTGCGCAAACAGGCTCGCGATCTGCGTGCGCTGAATATCCCAGCCGCTAACGGCGTTGCTGCTCAGCTTGAAGGAGTAGCACGTTCACTGGAAACACAGGGGCTGGGGCCGCAGTCGGCTGCCAAGGGCAAGATTGATCAGCTGGCGCAGGGTAGCGCCAAGGCCAACTACCAGCTCAACAATCCGAATTCGGAACTGCGCGGTGGCTTGAACAAGATCACCGGACTACCCGCCCAGTTCACGGAACTGAAAAACGGTGTGAACAAGATCAATGGCGGCGCTATTAAGCTGCGGGATAATCTCCAGACCGCACACGGTGGGTCGGTGAAACTGCGCGATGGTATCCACCAACTTGATGACGGCAACACCAAATTGCTGGATGGTTCCAAGAAGCTGAAGGACGGTACCTCCAAGGCCGTCGATGGTACGAAGAAACTCGATGACGGCGCCAACCAGCTCCACGACAAGCTCACCGAGGGATCCAAGAAGGTTCCACAGTGGGATCCTGCGCGCCGAATGGAGGCCGCCTCCACGATCGGTGGCCCCGTGGAGATGGATAGCTTCAACGATTCTGGCCAGCAGACATTCGGCGGAGGCCTAGCTCCGTTCTTCTTCAGCTTGGCCCTCTACATCGGTGGCATCATTGTGTTCGTGATGCTGCGCCCATTGCAGGCGCGCACCGTGAACTCTGGCATTCACTCGTGGCGTGCAACCTTGGCGGGTTACTTGCCTTCGTTCCTCATCGGTGTGAGCCAGGCACTCATCATGATCGCGGTCACGGTCTGGGGCGTGGGCCTCAAGCCGGATAGCCTACTGGGACTATTTGCATTCTCGATTCTGGTTTCCGCGGTATATATGGCAATCAACCAAATGTTCATCGCCATATTTGGACCCGGACCTGGCAAGGTACTGGCTCTGGCCTTCCTAATGCTGCAGATGGTGTCCTCCGGAGGTCTGTACCCCGTAGAAACGCAGGACTCGTTCTATCAGTGGATCCATCCATTCAATCCGATGACGTACGCCGTCAATGGATTCAGGCAGATTACTTACGGCTTCTATGATGAACGCCTACCAACCGCCATCATTGTGCTTATCGTCATTGGACTTGGTGCCCTGCTGCTGACCACCATCAGCGCGCGCAGTCAGAGGACGTGGACGATGAAGCGCCTGCACCCGCCTTTGCCGGCATAA
- a CDS encoding acetyl/propionyl/methylcrotonyl-CoA carboxylase subunit alpha, with product MTTDSTLNLHSVLIANRGEIAVRIARVARDLGIRSIAVYSEADAGALHTLIADEAYALPGNTSAETYMNVPALLDIAARAGADCVHPGYGFLSENSSFARDVEAAGLTWIGPTPDSIDQLGDKVSARKLATEAGAPLAPGTSHPIHDWQEAREFAEEHGMPIAIKAAFGGGGRGLKVVERKEDIEDAFVSAGREAKEAFGRPECYVEKFLMRPRHVEAQVLADDHGNVAVIGTRDCSTQRRFQKLIEEAPAPFLTDEQRTSIVEGSRQICRTAGYRGAGTVEFIVSEDGTVSFLEVNTRVQVEHPVTEAVTGVDVIAEQFRIAAGLPLSFEGDPESHGHAFEFRINAEDVAHGFVPSPGVVTKFEAPTGPGVRVDSGVRSGSEIPGFYDSLLAKLIVWGPTREIALRRAASALAEFDIAGVRTVIPFHRDMIGNPALTAEDGKLGVYTDWVDKEYKPGTGITLGHGVDIEDTYTERQTLVVEIDGELHRLGIPVGLLSGGAPAAGNDATASGANAGASNSGSQDVAGGVTSPYAGSVVAWKVIDGSFVEKGDAIAVIEAMKMESTVTANSTGRVSIKVQAGEKVDRGTVLAVIED from the coding sequence ATGACTACTGATTCAACCCTCAACCTGCACAGCGTACTGATTGCCAACCGCGGCGAGATCGCCGTGCGCATCGCCCGCGTAGCTCGGGATCTGGGCATTCGCTCCATCGCCGTGTACTCGGAGGCCGATGCTGGCGCGCTGCACACCCTCATCGCCGACGAGGCCTACGCGCTACCAGGCAACACTTCCGCAGAAACCTACATGAACGTGCCAGCACTGCTGGATATCGCAGCCCGCGCCGGCGCTGACTGTGTGCACCCCGGCTACGGCTTCCTGTCAGAGAACTCCAGCTTCGCCCGCGATGTAGAGGCTGCCGGCCTGACCTGGATTGGCCCCACCCCGGATTCCATCGATCAGCTGGGCGACAAGGTTTCGGCTCGTAAGCTGGCCACCGAAGCGGGCGCTCCCCTAGCTCCAGGCACCTCCCACCCCATCCACGATTGGCAGGAAGCACGCGAGTTCGCCGAGGAACACGGCATGCCGATCGCAATTAAGGCCGCTTTTGGTGGTGGAGGCCGCGGACTGAAGGTCGTTGAGCGCAAGGAAGACATCGAGGATGCATTCGTCTCCGCGGGTCGCGAAGCTAAGGAAGCCTTCGGCCGCCCAGAGTGCTACGTAGAGAAGTTCCTCATGCGCCCACGCCACGTGGAGGCACAGGTTCTTGCAGATGACCACGGCAACGTTGCTGTCATCGGCACCCGTGACTGCTCCACCCAGCGCCGTTTCCAGAAGCTAATTGAGGAAGCCCCCGCCCCATTCCTCACTGATGAGCAGCGCACTTCCATTGTGGAAGGCTCCCGCCAGATCTGCCGCACCGCTGGCTACCGTGGTGCGGGAACCGTGGAGTTCATCGTCTCCGAGGACGGCACCGTATCTTTCCTCGAGGTCAATACCCGCGTGCAAGTTGAGCACCCCGTAACCGAGGCTGTAACCGGTGTGGATGTTATTGCCGAACAGTTCCGCATCGCCGCTGGCCTGCCACTTTCTTTCGAAGGGGACCCAGAGTCCCACGGCCACGCTTTCGAGTTCCGTATCAACGCCGAGGATGTTGCCCACGGATTCGTTCCTAGTCCCGGTGTTGTGACCAAGTTTGAGGCTCCGACCGGCCCTGGCGTGCGCGTGGATTCCGGCGTGCGTTCCGGATCTGAGATCCCCGGATTCTATGATTCGCTGCTCGCCAAGCTGATCGTGTGGGGCCCCACCCGCGAGATCGCGCTGCGTCGCGCTGCCAGTGCTTTGGCCGAATTCGATATCGCGGGTGTGCGCACCGTCATCCCATTCCACCGCGACATGATTGGCAATCCAGCCCTCACCGCCGAAGACGGCAAGCTGGGCGTGTACACGGACTGGGTTGATAAGGAATACAAGCCAGGCACAGGCATTACCTTGGGCCACGGCGTGGATATCGAAGATACCTACACCGAGCGCCAGACCCTCGTGGTGGAAATTGACGGTGAGCTGCACCGTTTGGGCATCCCAGTAGGGCTTCTTAGCGGTGGCGCCCCCGCAGCAGGTAACGATGCTACTGCCAGCGGAGCTAACGCTGGCGCATCCAATAGCGGCAGCCAAGATGTCGCCGGCGGCGTAACCTCTCCTTACGCTGGTTCCGTGGTTGCGTGGAAGGTGATCGACGGCTCATTCGTAGAAAAGGGCGATGCCATCGCTGTCATTGAAGCCATGAAGATGGAATCCACCGTTACCGCCAATTCCACCGGTCGCGTGAGCATCAAGGTTCAGGCTGGTGAGAAGGTCGATCGAGGAACTGTTCTAGCAGTCATCGAGGACTAA
- a CDS encoding NRAMP family divalent metal transporter: MEKNTSPADRHVTGDELTGKDHANAGQGTASTGVTAENVKAAAGRASLLGAMFLMATSAIGPGFLTQTSVFTVKMGAAFAFAIVLSIIVDIAIQLNVWRVLAVSGKRANELGNTVVPYLGWFLGILVFIGGLVFNIGNIAGAGLGMNAMLGINPKIGGAISALIAILIFSSKKAGMALDRLVILLGAIMILLMLYVAVTAHPPVGEALKQSVMPDHVDFLVITTLIGGTVGGYITFAGAHRMIDSGHTGPEHVKDITSASVMGIVITGVLRVLLFLAILGVVATGVTLAKDNTAADAFRHAAGDIGLRAFGVVLWSAALTSVIGAAYTSITFVTKQSTSVKTRNICTAVFILVCTVVYLILNQPPQGLLVFAGAFNGLILPVGFALVLWVAATRKDLLHGYKYPKWLLILGFLAWLLTIYMGIASMSKLSTLW, encoded by the coding sequence ATGGAGAAAAACACTTCTCCGGCGGATCGCCACGTCACCGGTGATGAACTCACCGGCAAAGATCACGCCAACGCTGGGCAAGGCACCGCATCCACCGGTGTCACTGCAGAAAACGTAAAGGCAGCAGCGGGACGCGCATCGCTGCTCGGCGCCATGTTCCTCATGGCCACTAGTGCCATCGGCCCAGGCTTTTTGACCCAGACCTCAGTCTTCACTGTAAAGATGGGCGCAGCCTTCGCCTTCGCCATTGTGTTGTCCATCATTGTGGATATCGCCATTCAGCTGAATGTGTGGCGCGTACTGGCTGTCTCGGGCAAGCGTGCCAATGAACTCGGTAACACTGTGGTTCCTTATTTGGGCTGGTTCCTCGGCATACTCGTGTTCATCGGCGGACTGGTTTTCAACATTGGCAACATCGCCGGTGCGGGCCTAGGTATGAACGCCATGTTGGGAATTAACCCCAAGATTGGTGGCGCCATTTCTGCATTGATTGCCATCCTTATCTTCTCTTCCAAGAAGGCAGGCATGGCACTCGACCGTTTGGTCATCCTGCTGGGTGCCATCATGATCTTGCTCATGCTGTACGTGGCTGTGACCGCGCATCCACCAGTTGGTGAGGCATTGAAGCAGTCCGTCATGCCCGATCACGTAGATTTCCTCGTCATTACCACGCTGATCGGTGGAACCGTAGGCGGTTACATCACCTTTGCAGGTGCTCACCGCATGATCGACAGCGGCCATACCGGCCCAGAGCACGTCAAAGATATCACCAGTGCCTCCGTGATGGGCATTGTCATTACTGGTGTGCTCCGCGTGCTGCTGTTCCTCGCCATCCTGGGTGTGGTAGCCACCGGTGTGACCCTTGCTAAGGACAACACAGCTGCAGATGCGTTCCGCCACGCAGCTGGTGACATCGGACTGCGTGCCTTCGGAGTTGTGCTGTGGTCCGCAGCTTTGACCTCGGTCATCGGCGCAGCCTACACCTCTATCACCTTCGTAACTAAGCAGTCCACCAGTGTGAAAACTCGCAACATCTGCACTGCGGTTTTCATCTTGGTCTGCACCGTTGTCTACTTGATTCTGAACCAGCCGCCGCAGGGGCTTTTGGTATTCGCCGGCGCATTCAATGGCTTGATCCTGCCAGTTGGCTTCGCCCTGGTGCTGTGGGTTGCGGCTACTCGCAAGGATTTGCTGCACGGTTACAAGTACCCAAAGTGGCTGCTCATCTTGGGCTTCCTAGCATGGTTGCTGACCATCTACATGGGTATCGCGTCCATGTCTAAGCTCTCCACCTTGTGGTAG